In Schlegelella aquatica, one DNA window encodes the following:
- a CDS encoding AAA family ATPase has product MPDHPPAQSDATLVHALRSLLAERTGAPVALKETHISWVLLTPRMAFKLKKPVQLPFLDFSTPERRHRFCEEELRLNRRLAPALYRAVLAVRGHPVSPHFGGDDEPVDWLLCMKRFPDGALLSERMAAGRLRPQELERLALRLADFHRTAPVAAAGGRFGTPERIEGAVRAVLEQLASRGALPPEVDAWVEEQARRLAPVWRERLAAGFVREGHGDLHLANAVALDGEVTAFDCIEFDPALRWIDSMSDIAFLTMDLHARGRPDLAWRFLDAYLQAGGDYRGLAVLRFYEVYRALVRALVAGIAREGGGARGDGPDYLRCAARLIAQARRRPRLAILFGLSGSGKSTLALELVQAAGAVRVRSDAERKRLFGLPATQRGAPGGVDLYTPQATRATYARLASCAREALRAGYAVIVDAAFLRREEREAFEALAREMAVAFSVFACEAEPAVLRRRVAARAAAGADVSDADLAVLEQQLRHHEPLTDRERGHAVVVATDGPVDVEALARQWRWD; this is encoded by the coding sequence ATGCCCGACCATCCCCCTGCCCAATCGGATGCCACGCTGGTGCACGCCCTGCGCTCGTTGCTGGCCGAGCGCACGGGCGCCCCGGTCGCCTTGAAGGAGACGCACATCTCCTGGGTGCTGCTCACGCCGCGCATGGCCTTCAAGCTGAAGAAGCCGGTGCAGTTGCCGTTCCTCGACTTCAGCACGCCCGAGCGCAGGCATCGCTTCTGCGAGGAGGAGCTGCGTCTGAATCGTCGCCTCGCGCCGGCCCTGTACCGCGCCGTGCTGGCGGTGCGCGGGCATCCCGTATCGCCGCACTTCGGCGGCGACGACGAGCCGGTCGATTGGTTGCTGTGCATGAAACGTTTTCCCGACGGGGCTTTGCTGTCCGAGCGGATGGCCGCCGGGCGGCTGCGCCCGCAGGAGTTGGAGCGCCTGGCGTTGCGCTTGGCGGACTTCCATCGCACCGCGCCGGTGGCTGCCGCCGGCGGGCGGTTCGGCACGCCCGAGCGCATCGAAGGGGCTGTGCGTGCGGTGCTGGAGCAGCTGGCCTCGCGAGGGGCGCTGCCACCGGAGGTGGACGCGTGGGTGGAGGAGCAGGCGAGGCGGCTCGCGCCGGTGTGGCGCGAGCGGCTTGCGGCGGGCTTCGTGCGCGAGGGCCATGGCGACTTGCACCTGGCGAACGCCGTGGCGCTGGACGGCGAGGTCACCGCCTTCGACTGCATCGAGTTCGACCCGGCCTTGCGCTGGATCGACTCGATGAGCGACATCGCGTTCCTGACCATGGACCTGCACGCACGAGGGCGGCCCGATCTGGCCTGGCGCTTTCTGGACGCCTACCTGCAGGCGGGCGGCGACTACCGGGGACTGGCCGTGCTGCGCTTCTACGAGGTGTACCGGGCGCTCGTGCGCGCGCTGGTGGCGGGGATCGCGCGCGAGGGCGGCGGCGCTCGGGGCGATGGCCCGGACTACCTCCGTTGCGCGGCGCGGCTGATCGCGCAGGCACGGCGTCGGCCGCGGCTGGCGATCCTGTTCGGGCTGTCGGGCTCGGGCAAGTCCACGCTCGCGCTGGAGCTGGTGCAGGCGGCGGGGGCCGTGAGGGTGCGTTCGGACGCGGAGCGCAAGCGCCTGTTCGGCCTGCCCGCGACGCAGCGGGGCGCCCCTGGCGGCGTCGATCTCTACACCCCCCAGGCCACGCGGGCCACCTACGCGCGGCTCGCCTCGTGCGCCCGCGAGGCTCTGCGAGCGGGCTACGCGGTGATCGTGGATGCCGCCTTCCTGCGGCGCGAGGAGCGCGAGGCCTTCGAGGCGCTGGCCCGAGAGATGGCGGTTGCGTTCAGCGTCTTCGCCTGCGAGGCTGAGCCGGCCGTGTTGCGGCGCCGGGTGGCTGCACGCGCGGCCGCCGGGGCCGACGTCTCGGACGCCGACCTCGCCGTGCTCGAGCAGCAGCTGCGCCACCACGAGCCGCTCACGGACCGGGAGCGCGGCCATGCCGTCGTCGTGGCCACCGACGGCCCGGTGGACGTGGAGGCGCTCGCGCGGCAGTGGCGGTGGGATTGA
- a CDS encoding Crp/Fnr family transcriptional regulator: protein MNLSTSALEERRPSLQAYATAQRERTPYALSIAAMLRLVQEHLPIQRRIVHADDVIYQAGQRCTHLYIANSGFFKLMNGAADGREQVVALHFKGDWLGFDGLATGQYCCDAIAMDIGEVWSVRYATLVERCTEVPALMNLLHAAMSQEMARDRDFQLNLCTLPADARVAEFLRSLVVALERRDLRTDRITLRMSRAEIGSYLGMTLESASRALSRLAREQVIRFAGSGRREVQIPDVKALSDFVQRSVSPSSERH, encoded by the coding sequence ATGAACCTCTCGACCTCCGCCCTGGAGGAGAGGCGTCCAAGCCTCCAGGCCTACGCCACCGCGCAGCGCGAGCGCACCCCCTACGCCCTGTCCATTGCCGCCATGCTGCGGCTCGTGCAAGAGCATCTGCCCATCCAGCGGCGCATCGTGCACGCCGACGACGTGATCTACCAGGCGGGCCAGCGCTGCACGCACCTCTACATCGCCAACTCGGGCTTCTTCAAGCTGATGAACGGGGCGGCCGACGGCCGCGAGCAGGTGGTCGCGCTCCATTTCAAGGGCGACTGGCTGGGGTTCGACGGTCTCGCCACTGGCCAGTACTGCTGCGATGCCATCGCCATGGACATCGGCGAGGTCTGGTCGGTGCGCTACGCGACCCTGGTCGAGCGCTGCACCGAAGTGCCGGCTCTGATGAACCTGCTGCACGCGGCCATGAGCCAGGAGATGGCGCGCGACCGCGACTTCCAGCTCAACCTGTGCACGCTTCCGGCAGACGCCCGCGTCGCCGAGTTCCTGCGCTCGCTGGTGGTGGCGCTCGAGCGCCGCGACCTGCGCACCGACAGGATCACGCTGCGCATGAGCCGGGCCGAGATCGGCAGCTACCTCGGCATGACGTTGGAGAGCGCCAGCCGGGCCCTGTCGCGCTTGGCGCGCGAGCAGGTCATCCGCTTCGCCGGCAGCGGCCGGCGCGAGGTGCAGATCCCCGACGTCAAGGCCTTGTCCGACTTCGTCCAGCGCAGCGTGAGCCCCAGCAGCGAGCGGCATTGA
- a CDS encoding CBS domain-containing protein has translation MSIDSIAQRDVVVIDAHATLEEAAQLMRDRHIGSLVVTRGDAGEAQMVGIVTDRDLALRVVADGVDPQSPVEDVCSDSVVAVLDTASMAEAAQAMHEAGVRRLVLVDRDRRLRGIVTLDDLIASYAEQLGDLAGALDRGREQEAEADTDAGQPLGPVLVPSDIATTWRRMMEP, from the coding sequence ATGAGCATTGATTCGATCGCACAACGCGACGTGGTCGTCATCGACGCCCACGCCACTCTCGAAGAAGCCGCGCAGCTGATGCGCGACCGCCACATCGGCTCGCTGGTCGTCACCCGCGGCGACGCGGGCGAAGCGCAGATGGTCGGCATCGTCACCGACCGCGATCTCGCCTTGCGAGTCGTCGCGGACGGCGTGGACCCTCAGTCGCCGGTGGAAGACGTGTGCAGCGACTCCGTGGTGGCCGTGCTCGACACCGCCAGCATGGCCGAAGCGGCGCAGGCCATGCACGAAGCGGGCGTGCGACGGCTGGTGCTGGTCGACCGCGACCGCCGGCTCCGGGGCATCGTCACGCTGGACGATCTGATCGCCTCCTACGCGGAGCAACTCGGCGACCTCGCCGGCGCCCTGGACCGCGGCCGCGAGCAGGAGGCCGAGGCCGACACCGACGCGGGGCAGCCGCTGGGGCCCGTCCTGGTGCCCTCGGACATCGCCACCACCTGGCGCCGCATGATGGAGCCCTAG
- a CDS encoding YlcI/YnfO family protein, with protein MKVRFVAMAANDLPYDSRQMLLPEAIRSRTVCPEGTQSPTMLQAVKDHLACCPNKHDGASPGRWGAQAPDIKEQAAATGRRRGTVRRLRAPPPWARSIFDRAPYALPPGLLAVKCRTRQLRPSPASPGRSTKALLGVAQLRYSAGMKTAQLPAVRVTPAVREEIEGALREGESLSEFVEASALKEARRRRAQEEFLARGRASFEQAMRSGVTHPADEALAKMRAQVKASMDELRRKLAAGRR; from the coding sequence ATGAAGGTACGTTTCGTGGCCATGGCCGCGAACGACCTTCCCTATGACTCGCGGCAGATGCTGCTGCCGGAGGCGATCCGATCCAGGACGGTCTGCCCGGAGGGTACCCAGTCGCCCACGATGCTGCAGGCGGTCAAGGACCACCTGGCGTGCTGTCCGAACAAGCACGACGGTGCCAGCCCAGGGCGGTGGGGCGCGCAGGCGCCGGACATCAAGGAGCAGGCGGCGGCCACCGGCCGGCGCCGGGGGACAGTCCGGCGACTGCGTGCCCCGCCGCCCTGGGCTCGCTCGATCTTTGATCGGGCCCCGTACGCTCTGCCGCCCGGACTCCTGGCTGTGAAGTGTCGAACGCGCCAGCTGCGCCCCTCCCCCGCCTCCCCAGGCCGGTCAACGAAAGCGCTTCTGGGTGTAGCGCAATTGCGCTACAGTGCAGGCATGAAGACCGCACAACTGCCCGCTGTCCGGGTCACCCCGGCCGTCCGCGAGGAGATCGAGGGCGCCTTGCGCGAAGGCGAAAGCCTGTCCGAGTTCGTCGAGGCCTCGGCCCTGAAGGAAGCCCGGCGCCGGCGCGCGCAAGAGGAGTTCCTGGCGCGGGGGCGCGCCTCCTTCGAGCAGGCCATGCGCAGCGGCGTCACCCACCCCGCTGACGAGGCGCTGGCGAAGATGCGCGCGCAGGTGAAAGCCTCGATGGACGAGCTGCGCCGCAAGCTCGCGGCCGGTCGCCGGTGA
- a CDS encoding type II toxin-antitoxin system RelE/ParE family toxin: MSYRVEFTQEALEDLAHLCSFLEHQAWERGDPDLPERALDAIAAGVALLAVNPYTCRKADDDPLERELIIPFGAAGYVALFRIASQELVAISALRHQREDDYH; the protein is encoded by the coding sequence GTGAGCTACCGGGTCGAGTTCACGCAGGAGGCGCTGGAAGACCTGGCCCACCTGTGCAGCTTCCTCGAACACCAAGCGTGGGAGCGGGGCGACCCGGATCTGCCCGAGCGCGCGCTCGATGCGATCGCCGCCGGCGTGGCCCTGCTGGCGGTCAACCCGTACACATGCCGCAAGGCCGACGACGACCCGCTCGAGCGCGAGCTCATCATCCCGTTCGGGGCGGCGGGCTACGTCGCCTTGTTCCGGATCGCGAGCCAGGAGCTGGTCGCGATCTCGGCGCTCCGTCACCAGCGTGAGGACGACTACCACTGA
- a CDS encoding cation-translocating P-type ATPase, with protein MTSETVPSAPTRGLTDEQVLAQRRLDGPNRLPEAQPRSLWRIAWGAFTQPMFLLLLATATVYALLGDLADAAALLLSVMAVGALSIYQEHRTERVLRALKDLSSPRCTVVRNGVAVRIGSKELVRGDRLVVDEGDRLAADARLVESSGLQVDESLLTGESVPVPKRAGGAEEAAQLHAGSLVVQGDGVAIVTATGARTALGRIGGSLQRLQPRPSRLQQELKRLVQAVAVLALLTCVIATAVYAVREGSWTAGLLVGLTLAMSLIPEEFAVVWTVMLALGAWRLAQRQVLTRQPQAIEALGTVTVLCVDKTGTLTHNRMTLVRLHDGECERAPGESDGSARLLQAAALASLPNGIEPMDKAIFAALGRDGAVPGGWVAGPRQGVRDGRPYVSHWGRDGDGRARVLVKGAPEVVIGRCADEARRREALLAEAERWSAQGLRVLAVAEGACDPVPADGGLPPNTALRAQGLLGFMDPLREEVPAAVEQCRQAGVRVIMITGDSAVTAWAIAERAGLLPAEGGPVLTGAQLAALTDLQLQQALREVRVFARVDPAQKLRIVQALQQLGEVVAMTGDGVNDAPALRAADIGVAMGQRGTDVAREAAALVLLDDNFASLVQAVRGGRRIFINLRKALGYLFAVHVPIVGVSLMPVVLGGPVLLLPLHVVLLELIIDPACSLVFEAEPEPDDCMRVPPRPAQSRLFSVADAARALAVGGTALVGVALLQWLLRSMEASTDMLRLASLGGIVAGNLLMLMWFRGLRPDHDHTNPAFNALLVGIALVWLILLAVPGAGPLFGLPAEVPAAWLLVPAALGAWGLLRRPLGTHWLRRPRWR; from the coding sequence ATGACCAGCGAGACCGTTCCCAGCGCTCCCACCCGTGGCCTGACCGATGAGCAGGTGCTCGCGCAGCGCCGGCTGGACGGCCCCAATCGGCTGCCCGAGGCGCAGCCGAGAAGCCTGTGGCGCATCGCCTGGGGTGCGTTCACGCAGCCGATGTTCCTGCTGCTGCTGGCCACTGCGACGGTGTATGCCCTGCTGGGCGATCTGGCCGATGCTGCGGCTCTGCTGCTGTCCGTCATGGCGGTAGGCGCGCTGTCGATCTACCAGGAGCACCGCACGGAGCGCGTCCTGCGCGCGCTGAAGGATCTCTCCAGCCCGCGCTGCACCGTGGTGCGCAACGGGGTTGCGGTGCGTATCGGCAGCAAGGAGCTGGTGCGCGGCGACCGCCTGGTGGTGGACGAGGGCGACCGGCTGGCCGCCGATGCACGGCTCGTGGAAAGCAGCGGCTTGCAGGTGGACGAGTCGCTGCTCACCGGGGAATCGGTGCCGGTGCCCAAGCGCGCGGGTGGGGCCGAGGAGGCCGCGCAGTTGCACGCCGGCAGCCTGGTGGTGCAAGGCGACGGCGTGGCGATCGTCACCGCGACGGGCGCGCGAACGGCTTTGGGCCGCATCGGCGGCTCGCTGCAGCGGCTGCAACCGCGCCCCAGCCGGTTGCAGCAGGAGCTCAAGCGCCTGGTGCAAGCCGTGGCGGTGCTGGCGCTGCTGACGTGCGTGATCGCCACCGCGGTCTATGCCGTGCGCGAGGGCTCGTGGACGGCGGGCCTCCTGGTGGGGCTGACGCTGGCGATGTCGTTGATCCCCGAGGAGTTCGCGGTCGTGTGGACGGTGATGCTGGCGCTCGGGGCCTGGCGTCTGGCGCAGCGGCAGGTGCTCACGCGCCAGCCCCAGGCGATCGAGGCGCTGGGCACGGTGACGGTGCTGTGCGTGGACAAGACCGGCACGCTGACGCACAACCGCATGACGCTGGTGCGCCTGCACGATGGGGAGTGCGAACGTGCACCGGGCGAAAGCGATGGCAGTGCCCGGCTGCTCCAGGCCGCGGCGCTGGCGAGCCTGCCGAACGGCATCGAGCCGATGGACAAGGCGATCTTCGCGGCCTTGGGGCGGGACGGCGCCGTGCCGGGAGGGTGGGTGGCCGGGCCCAGGCAAGGGGTGCGCGACGGGCGGCCGTATGTGAGCCACTGGGGGCGCGACGGCGACGGCCGGGCGCGGGTGCTGGTGAAAGGGGCGCCGGAAGTGGTGATCGGGCGCTGTGCCGACGAGGCCCGGCGCCGTGAGGCGCTGCTGGCCGAGGCCGAGCGATGGAGCGCGCAGGGCTTGCGCGTGCTGGCGGTGGCCGAAGGTGCCTGCGACCCGGTGCCGGCCGATGGCGGCTTGCCGCCGAACACCGCTCTGCGCGCGCAGGGGCTGCTGGGCTTCATGGACCCGCTGCGCGAGGAGGTGCCCGCGGCCGTGGAGCAATGCCGGCAGGCGGGTGTGCGCGTGATCATGATCACCGGCGACTCGGCGGTGACCGCGTGGGCCATCGCCGAGCGGGCCGGATTGCTGCCGGCCGAGGGCGGCCCTGTGCTCACCGGCGCGCAACTCGCGGCCCTGACGGACCTTCAACTGCAGCAGGCGCTGCGCGAGGTGCGGGTCTTCGCGCGCGTGGACCCGGCGCAGAAGCTGCGCATCGTCCAGGCGTTGCAGCAGCTCGGCGAGGTGGTGGCGATGACCGGCGACGGCGTGAACGATGCGCCCGCGCTGCGGGCGGCGGACATCGGCGTCGCCATGGGCCAGCGGGGCACCGACGTGGCGCGCGAGGCGGCGGCCCTGGTGCTGCTGGACGACAACTTCGCGTCGCTCGTGCAGGCAGTGCGTGGGGGCCGGCGCATCTTCATCAACCTGCGCAAGGCGCTGGGGTATCTGTTCGCGGTGCACGTGCCGATCGTGGGCGTCTCGCTGATGCCGGTGGTGCTGGGCGGCCCCGTGCTGCTCCTGCCGCTGCACGTGGTGTTGCTGGAGCTGATCATCGATCCGGCCTGCTCGCTGGTGTTCGAGGCCGAGCCGGAGCCCGACGACTGCATGCGGGTGCCTCCCCGCCCGGCGCAGTCGCGGTTGTTCTCGGTGGCCGACGCGGCGCGTGCGCTGGCCGTCGGGGGCACGGCGCTGGTGGGGGTGGCATTGCTGCAGTGGCTGTTGCGCAGCATGGAGGCCTCGACCGACATGCTGAGGTTGGCGAGCTTGGGCGGCATCGTGGCGGGCAACCTGCTGATGCTGATGTGGTTCAGAGGGCTCAGGCCCGACCACGATCACACCAACCCGGCGTTCAATGCGCTGCTGGTGGGCATCGCCCTGGTGTGGCTGATACTGCTCGCGGTGCCGGGGGCGGGCCCGTTGTTCGGACTGCCGGCCGAGGTGCCCGCGGCGTGGTTGCTGGTGCCCGCCGCCCTGGGCGCGTGGGGCCTGCTGCGGCGGCCGCTCGGCACGCACTGGCTTCGCAGGCCCCGCTGGCGCTGA
- a CDS encoding flavodoxin, which produces MGKVLVVSYSYTGTSRQVATTLAGLQGWATGEISEERPGRGDGRCVLDSLLRRQPPIRYEGPPPEQFAAVVLVAPIWLYRLAGPMRTFVARYRERLPAVAVVSAMGGRGAPNAVAEIGRLLGRSPILSTAFLSREVEDGSYGSRLRAFGEAVDKAVEGTEVLRPSTLSPKTA; this is translated from the coding sequence ATGGGCAAGGTTCTGGTCGTCAGTTACTCCTACACCGGCACCAGCCGGCAGGTGGCCACCACCCTGGCTGGACTGCAGGGCTGGGCCACCGGCGAGATCTCGGAGGAACGGCCGGGCCGCGGCGACGGGCGTTGCGTGCTCGACTCGCTGCTGCGTCGGCAGCCGCCGATCCGCTACGAGGGGCCGCCGCCCGAGCAATTCGCCGCGGTGGTGCTGGTCGCGCCCATCTGGTTGTACCGCCTGGCCGGCCCGATGCGCACCTTCGTCGCGCGCTACCGCGAGCGCCTGCCCGCGGTCGCCGTCGTCTCGGCCATGGGCGGCCGCGGCGCCCCGAATGCAGTGGCCGAGATCGGGCGTCTGCTGGGGCGCTCGCCGATCCTGAGCACAGCCTTCCTCTCGCGCGAAGTGGAGGACGGCAGCTACGGCTCCCGTCTGCGGGCCTTCGGCGAGGCGGTGGACAAGGCCGTGGAGGGCACCGAGGTGTTGCGGCCTTCGACCCTCTCGCCCAAGACCGCCTGA
- a CDS encoding universal stress protein has product MNHVKTVLVHIDAGPYGPARLRTARQVASQFGARLHALYAVTPAYAALAIDLAAGAASGTVGQAIDDDRLEAARKLKQHVAAEPGAAFEWHEARTLPYSAVTRQARYADLLVLGQYDPQEPSPGVPPDFVESVLIASGRPALVLPYVNTGKTMATRVLVAWKETAEAARAVSAALPFLQRAERVHVAHWGDEEPDDVSQPLDILAYLHAHGVRAEMHRHAAAGAEVGDLMQSLAADLSADLLVMGCYGHARAREWVLGGASRTVLRSMTLPVLMAH; this is encoded by the coding sequence ATGAACCACGTCAAGACCGTGCTCGTGCACATCGACGCCGGGCCGTACGGCCCGGCGCGACTGCGCACGGCGCGGCAGGTCGCGTCGCAATTCGGCGCGCGATTGCACGCGCTCTATGCCGTGACCCCCGCCTACGCGGCCTTGGCGATCGACTTGGCGGCCGGAGCCGCCTCGGGCACGGTGGGGCAGGCGATCGACGACGACCGCCTCGAGGCCGCGCGAAAGCTCAAGCAGCATGTGGCGGCCGAGCCCGGCGCCGCCTTCGAGTGGCATGAGGCGCGCACCCTGCCGTACAGCGCCGTCACGCGGCAGGCTCGCTACGCCGACCTGCTGGTGCTCGGGCAGTACGATCCCCAAGAGCCCAGCCCCGGGGTGCCGCCCGACTTCGTCGAATCGGTCCTCATCGCCAGCGGTCGTCCGGCCCTGGTGCTGCCTTACGTGAACACCGGCAAGACGATGGCCACGCGGGTGCTCGTGGCCTGGAAGGAGACGGCCGAAGCCGCCCGGGCCGTGAGCGCCGCCCTGCCCTTCTTGCAGCGCGCCGAGCGCGTCCACGTGGCGCACTGGGGCGATGAAGAGCCCGACGACGTCTCGCAACCGCTCGACATCCTCGCCTACCTCCACGCCCATGGCGTGCGGGCGGAGATGCACCGCCACGCCGCCGCCGGCGCCGAGGTGGGCGACCTCATGCAATCGCTCGCGGCCGACCTGTCGGCCGACCTCCTGGTGATGGGCTGCTACGGCCACGCGCGGGCGCGCGAATGGGTGCTGGGCGGGGCCTCGCGCACGGTGCTGCGCTCGATGACCCTGCCGGTGCTGATGGCTCATTGA
- a CDS encoding winged helix-turn-helix domain-containing protein, which yields MTHHLAVLDDEPEITLLLANYLQGQGFRVTQLHSGRELLALMAADKPELVLLDLGLPGEEGFAIARQLREHWRCGLVIVTGRGDPVDKIVGLEIGADDYVTKPFDLRELLARIKAVLRRLGPEEPAPPAPSPARQQLRFAGWTLDMASPRLLDAAGREVALTAGEFDLLAVFVRHPGRVLSRDFLLEQTRGRGAGPFDRTIDVQVSRLRKKLDDDPETPQLIKSVRGAGYLFVPVPEAA from the coding sequence ATGACCCACCATCTGGCTGTGCTCGACGACGAACCGGAGATCACGCTCTTGCTGGCCAACTACCTCCAAGGGCAGGGCTTTCGCGTCACCCAGTTGCACAGCGGCCGGGAGCTCCTGGCCCTCATGGCCGCCGACAAGCCGGAGCTCGTGCTGCTGGACCTCGGATTGCCCGGCGAAGAAGGCTTTGCGATTGCCCGGCAGTTGCGCGAGCACTGGCGCTGCGGCCTCGTCATCGTCACGGGCCGAGGAGACCCCGTCGACAAGATCGTCGGCCTGGAGATCGGCGCGGACGACTATGTCACCAAACCCTTCGACCTGCGCGAACTGCTGGCGCGCATCAAGGCGGTGCTGCGCCGCCTCGGCCCCGAGGAGCCCGCGCCGCCCGCGCCCTCCCCCGCGCGCCAGCAGTTGCGCTTCGCAGGGTGGACGCTGGACATGGCATCGCCCCGGCTGCTGGATGCGGCCGGGCGTGAAGTGGCGCTGACCGCCGGCGAGTTCGACCTCCTCGCGGTCTTCGTGCGCCACCCGGGTCGCGTGCTCTCGCGCGACTTCCTGCTCGAGCAGACCCGCGGGCGCGGGGCGGGCCCCTTCGACCGCACGATCGACGTGCAGGTGAGCCGCCTGCGCAAGAAGCTGGACGACGATCCCGAGACCCCGCAGTTGATCAAGTCGGTACGCGGCGCCGGCTACCTCTTCGTGCCCGTGCCGGAGGCCGCATGA
- a CDS encoding PAS domain S-box protein, whose product MSPPGDETSLYRSLFAAYPDGLLLVDLEGRIVLANAAAARLLGYPIEELTGLQVDELVPDAIRSRHAAYRDAYGRAPRPRPMGLQMDLVAKRRDGSEVMVEIALSPLQDQGLPYVVAAIRDVGAYPRVRQALRRARYAEHIAQMSRLAVQEPDPELLLHQVPAAAADALQVELVQVYLLEPDAQSFRLASGVGLLPEEPLGALLPNRPDTLIGFLAAQDGQPVTVHDHATEARFRPPQACLRHGLVSALGVPLFDKGRVMGVLLAGSRQPDRFGDDERRFLESLANLLTTLLLRAQSEEALRHAQRLESVGQLTGGIAHDFNNLLTVIQGNLQVLEALPEIEAAEHGQQPLASAMRATRRAAELTGKLLAFSRRQMLQPSPVHLPALLQSLSDMLARTLDQRIRIRVQVAPECPACLADPGQLESALLNIAINARDAMPQGGELIFSARPCERLPAPLHQELSESLGTPPRHENYVAVSISDTGTGMPEAVRKRAFEPFFTTKEAGRGTGLGLSTVYGFVKQSKGGVTIDSTPGDGTTVTLYLPRVPTAPQAPAAHGTATHITPGLKVLAVEDEPEVLRVVQAFLAGWGCEVTPARNAEQALGLLQAQGASFDLLLTDLVLGPGPSMPGTQLAARARQLHPGLAVVLMSGYASDLLASASQGEPQQPELLHKPFTREELAAAIAKAMRR is encoded by the coding sequence ATGAGCCCGCCCGGTGACGAGACTTCCCTCTACCGCTCGCTGTTCGCGGCCTATCCCGACGGCCTGCTGCTGGTGGACCTGGAAGGCCGCATCGTGCTCGCCAACGCGGCGGCCGCGCGCCTGCTCGGCTACCCGATCGAGGAGCTGACCGGCCTGCAGGTCGACGAGCTGGTGCCCGACGCCATCCGCTCCCGCCACGCCGCCTATCGGGACGCCTATGGGCGCGCCCCTCGCCCCCGGCCCATGGGGCTTCAGATGGACCTGGTCGCCAAGCGGCGCGACGGCAGCGAGGTGATGGTGGAGATCGCCCTCAGCCCGCTGCAGGACCAGGGGCTGCCCTACGTGGTGGCGGCCATCCGCGACGTGGGGGCTTACCCGCGCGTGCGGCAGGCCCTGCGTCGCGCCCGCTATGCCGAACACATCGCACAGATGAGCCGCCTCGCCGTCCAGGAGCCGGACCCGGAGCTTCTGTTGCACCAGGTGCCCGCAGCCGCCGCCGACGCCTTGCAAGTGGAACTGGTGCAGGTCTACCTTCTGGAGCCCGACGCCCAGTCCTTCCGGCTGGCCAGCGGCGTGGGGCTGCTGCCAGAAGAGCCGCTCGGCGCACTGCTGCCCAACCGCCCCGACACCCTGATCGGCTTTCTCGCTGCGCAGGACGGCCAGCCCGTGACAGTGCACGACCACGCGACCGAGGCCCGGTTCCGCCCGCCGCAGGCCTGCCTGCGCCACGGCCTCGTCAGTGCGCTCGGCGTCCCCCTGTTCGACAAGGGCCGGGTCATGGGTGTGCTCTTGGCCGGTTCTCGGCAGCCCGATCGCTTCGGCGACGACGAGCGGCGCTTCCTCGAATCGCTCGCCAACCTGCTCACCACCCTCTTGCTTCGGGCGCAAAGCGAGGAAGCCTTGCGCCACGCCCAACGACTGGAGAGCGTAGGGCAGCTGACCGGCGGCATCGCACACGACTTCAACAACCTGCTGACGGTCATCCAGGGCAACCTGCAGGTCCTGGAGGCGCTGCCCGAGATCGAAGCGGCCGAGCACGGGCAGCAGCCGCTGGCCTCCGCCATGCGCGCGACCCGGCGCGCCGCGGAGCTCACCGGCAAGCTGCTCGCCTTCTCGCGCAGGCAGATGCTGCAGCCCAGCCCGGTCCACCTGCCGGCCCTGCTGCAGTCGCTGTCCGACATGCTGGCGCGCACGCTCGATCAGCGCATCCGCATCCGCGTGCAGGTCGCGCCCGAGTGCCCCGCCTGCCTGGCCGACCCCGGCCAGCTCGAATCGGCGCTCCTGAACATCGCCATCAATGCGCGCGACGCCATGCCGCAGGGCGGCGAACTGATCTTCAGTGCCCGCCCCTGCGAGAGGCTGCCGGCGCCCCTGCACCAGGAGTTGAGCGAAAGCCTCGGCACGCCGCCCCGGCACGAGAACTACGTGGCCGTGTCGATCAGCGACACCGGCACCGGCATGCCGGAGGCCGTCAGGAAGCGCGCCTTCGAACCCTTCTTCACCACCAAGGAGGCCGGCCGCGGCACGGGCCTCGGGTTGAGCACCGTGTACGGCTTCGTGAAGCAGTCCAAGGGCGGTGTCACGATCGACAGCACCCCGGGCGATGGCACCACCGTCACGCTCTACCTTCCCCGCGTGCCGACGGCCCCGCAGGCACCCGCGGCCCACGGGACGGCCACGCACATCACACCAGGCCTCAAGGTCCTCGCGGTCGAAGACGAGCCCGAAGTGCTGCGGGTGGTGCAGGCCTTCCTCGCCGGGTGGGGGTGCGAGGTGACCCCGGCGCGCAACGCCGAACAGGCGCTCGGCTTGCTTCAGGCCCAGGGCGCCTCGTTCGACCTGCTGCTCACCGACCTCGTCCTCGGCCCCGGCCCCAGCATGCCCGGCACGCAGCTCGCCGCCCGCGCGCGCCAACTGCACCCGGGCCTTGCCGTGGTGCTGATGTCGGGCTACGCATCGGACCTCCTGGCCAGCGCCTCGCAGGGCGAGCCGCAGCAGCCGGAGCTGCTGCACAAGCCCTTCACGAGGGAGGAGTTGGCCGCCGCCATTGCGAAGGCCATGCGCCGGTGA